The window TTCACCAAAGCGCTCATGCAACCAGACAACCGCTTGCCGTAGATTGCACTGGTTAACGTGCATCACCAAGTCAATCGCACCACCGCCACCCTTTTGTTGATCGGGGGCGAAGTCGTAGAATTTGGGCCCATCTATATTAATGATGTGTCCGTGACCCCTCCATTTTTTTTCCTCATGGTGTAGCCCCAACTCCCAGGCGACATCCTCTAAGGCCAAGTCGCGTAGTTGATTGGTCTGAGATTCTAACGATCGCACCCGTTTTTCTAATTGCTGTCGTTCCTTCTCGCTGGCTCTTGCCCGTTGCTCTGCACTCTCCAGTCGCTCCTGCATGAAAGCGCGGTCAGCCAGTTGGTGGTTGAGGACATGGAATTGGTGATCATTCTGAATCCGGGCAACGTAATTTGTAGCTGATTCAAAAGGTTCGGGTTCAAGTTTTTTATTCGACCAGACGGCAGTGAGTGGTTCACTGTTAACCGCTTGGTAATATTCCTTTACTTTGGTGTGGGTTGCCTTACTGCCCTTAACCCCCCGTTCAATACCCAAAGGAGCAAGTGCAGCAGCATAGCTATCTTGCAGCTTGGATAACTTAATGCTGGCAGCACGACCATTACCCCCAAACATTTCTTTGTGGCTTAACTGCTTGGTTTTCTCGTTGATGGGTACGACATAGGCATGAATGTGGGGAGTCGCTTCATCCAAATGCAATTCTGCCCTGACGCACTTATCACCATAGTTGTTGACTAGCCAACTGCGAGAAGCTTTAACAAAGTCCAACATTCGGGGATTATCCCATTCCCCCGCTAGAGATGGATTATCGGGGCGAAAATATTCTGGGGATGCCGAGAGAAAAATATCGCTACACAGCACGGCATCCTTGCGCGGTTTGTGTAAAGTTGTCTTGGCTATCTTGTTTTTCACCAAAACTTCAAGCGGTGAATCATCCTCCATGCCAATCAGCCGGACATTTTTTTTAGTGGTGTCGGCATTTGGGGTATCTTGTAAACGTGCGGTATGCTTCTCGCTACCGCCAATGTTGCCGAAAGACTTGAGTTTTTCAACGCGCAGAATCGCTAAAGCCACCATTCTTTCTTCTCGGATTTTACAGTTGTGCCGATGGGGTGCAAACTCCCCGCAGGGGCGAACGTAACTTCTGTGTTCCAAGCGAAGCGAGGAATGGGCGCAGCCCACCCGCAGGGCGCGGAAGTGTAGTGAGTACACCAACAACATGGTACACCGAGGCGAAATTCTGCGGCAACAGCACCCACTCCCGCTACTCGCGCGACCTCTTGGCACAAATCTGGAGCAACTCAGCACAATAATCGCACAACTTGGCACAATTTGGTCAGCCGAAATCAGCATTTAGGGTGATGAACCGAGGGGAATTACGAGTGCCAGATTGTGCTAAATTGGTGCAATATCTGCACTCTTGTAGTGCCAATCTGCTCTAAATCTGCACCAAAATTAAATCATCGTTTTAACCAGCTATTTGCATGACTGACATTTACCTCAGCGTGGACGTTGGTGGGTCGCAAACTAAGATAATTTATCAAGTGGATGACCAGACTAAACCAAATTATGTTCTGCTGCCACCAGCGATAGAAGAGATTACTAAGGATAAACTCAATTTTTTCATGGAACGCTTGGGCTGGATTGGTAGCCCCTCACCAGACCAACAACTGTGGGTTGAGTGGAATAACAGAGTGGTGGTGTTGGGTGAGTTCGCGGCTAACTTTGATCCGCTTGACCGGATTAAGGAACTCAAATATGAGAATGCCTTGTGGAAGGTACTGGGGCTGTTGGCTTAATTGTTGAACTAAGCTTAGTTAAGGTGACGGCGAAAAAACAAATTCACTTGGAGTTGGCGTTACTTCTGCCGTGGAATGAGTACAGCGATCGCCGTCGCTTTGAAGAACAGTTACGGGTGATGCTGGCTGATTTTACGGTACGCAAACAACATTTAAAGGTGAACTTAGAGCGTTTCTTGTGCCGTCCTGAAGGTGGGGGATTAGCGGCACTGCGAATCAAACAGCAGGGGGTAGATTGGTTACGCAATCAACAACTAGCTGTATTGATGTTCGGTCACAGGAACACGACAGCACTTTATTTTGACCGGGGGCAACTGAAGCTGGGGGATAGTCCACTGTTGGGCTTTGCCAATATGTTGGATATCGTGCTGGATATGACCAGTGGTTTAGACCGAGAGTGTTTAGCTAATTCTTTATTTGATGCACGCTACGCGATTATTAATAAGGTCTACAGCAAAGACCGTAATCACTCGACACGCCCTAATTGGATAACTTTTGACGAAATACAAGCCCTAGCAAGTGCCAAAGACCCCAGTCTAAGAGAAAAAGAAATTTCTCATATTGCTGATGCAATTAGAATAGCAACGGCCCAATATTGGGATAAGCTCAATCGGTGGATGGACAAAATATTACCCAGACCGTTGAACGAGGTAATCATCGGTGGGGGCGCTGCTTACCATGTAGAAGTTGAGTTGGAGGCGTATTTCAATTGTGCATGGGAACTCCAGAAAATAGATAAGTATAGCAGTGTTTACGAAAGAACTGGTGAATACATCCCCAAAGACGACAAATTGCCAATGATACCGATGGTTTGGGGTAGTGGTTTTATAACTCAGGTGCAAGAAACTTTTAATTTAGATTCAGAGCAAACGTATAGGTATAGTACCTCAGCGCGTTTGGTGGACTGCTTTGGGATGTTTGATTATTTGTTGGGGATGGAGACAAGTCAATGAACCAAAGCAAAAAGAAACGCAAGTCTTTGAGTTTGCGGCTTCAACCTTACGAGGGGGATGTTTTAGCGGAAGTTGTCGATTACTTGAACTCGTTGCCCAAGGATGAGGCACAGCGTAAGGTGGCTGATATCTTGGTGGCTGCTTTCTTGCCAGTGGCGCGATATTCGAGCGGTAATTTTACAAGAGAGCAGATCCGTTTTGCTTGCTGGGAAGCGCAAGACTCGTTGAATAAACACGGTAGTTATATGCGTTTTGCTCTAGGTGTGGAACAACCGCAGTTTGTGGCATCACAGCCAGCGTTGCCTGCACCAGTTGTAGCTGTCAATGCCCCAAGCTACAAGAGTAATGCTTTATCCGAGCCTGATCTCCTGGGGGAAGCGGCTGATTCAATCAGACCTGCTTCAATAGTTCAAGGTCAGGCTTCGTCGCAAGAATTGGATGCGATTTTTGTCGGAGATTGAGCGAAGAATATTTGAACAATAGCCGCCGCAGTTGTAGCTGTTAACTGTTAGGCGGCTTCTGTCGTGCTTATGTAGTTTGTTGGTAGTCTTTTTTGATGGCTGTTGCTTCGGCTTCTGCTTTTCATTTTTGGTTGTCAAAAACTTTCCGCCAAATATGGCGTACTGTGCGTCAGAAAAAGATGGATTACAGAGCTTAAAAGCTTTTAAGCGAATTTCCCAAGAATTTACCAATTATTGGGAAATAATGGGAGACTTCTTATAAGTATTGGGAACTGTTCGGATTTATTGGGAATTTTTGAGCTAATGAGAATTTGGTGAATGGATGATTTTTAAGAGGTAAAAAGGTAAGAAAAAAATTGGAGATTTGGGAGATATTGTCTAGATATTGGGAGATGTTGAATGTAGTTGGTGAGAATTGGGAAAATGGATGTTTTGTCGAGGTTTTATCTCAAATGCACGAATTGAGTCAAATCAAGAAGCTAGTGCAAAAACTGTAATATTTATTGATAAATGTGTCAATAATCACGGTTTGGGCGGTTCATATTGAGAGTAATTATCAATTAGATAGACGAAAAAAGGGTCAAAAACAGGGGTAAATTTTTTTTGTAGATTTTGTTTTTTAATGTTGAGTCTTGGTTCTGTTTCAAGGAGAATGCTCAACGTTTACTTTGAAAGTGATCTAACTACGATAGCCGAGCGATCGCGCACCTTCTGGTCAACCTAATCCAAGATAAAATCAAGAGCGAAGAATTTTAATTGATGATGAGCCAGGGGTAAGCTATGGAAGCCAAAAGCGAAGTGACAATTAAATTTAGCGGCTCACTACCAACAGCCACACCTCTTCAGAACAAGAAAGTTGCAATCGAGTTGACTGATCAGAATGGCATAGTCTTCACTGCTCAAGTTAATGCCAAAAGCTGGCGGAAGGCTGAAACTAGCGCCTCGGAGTTTGCAGACTGGGCTGGGGCTGTAT is drawn from Nostoc sp. KVJ3 and contains these coding sequences:
- the mobV gene encoding MobV family relaxase; the protein is MLLVYSLHFRALRVGCAHSSLRLEHRSYVRPCGEFAPHRHNCKIREERMVALAILRVEKLKSFGNIGGSEKHTARLQDTPNADTTKKNVRLIGMEDDSPLEVLVKNKIAKTTLHKPRKDAVLCSDIFLSASPEYFRPDNPSLAGEWDNPRMLDFVKASRSWLVNNYGDKCVRAELHLDEATPHIHAYVVPINEKTKQLSHKEMFGGNGRAASIKLSKLQDSYAAALAPLGIERGVKGSKATHTKVKEYYQAVNSEPLTAVWSNKKLEPEPFESATNYVARIQNDHQFHVLNHQLADRAFMQERLESAEQRARASEKERQQLEKRVRSLESQTNQLRDLALEDVAWELGLHHEEKKWRGHGHIINIDGPKFYDFAPDQQKGGGGAIDLVMHVNQCNLRQAVVWLHERFGEAGAERAAIAFAKTVAAEIIQLEPCDKFRLPVEDKTKWSSVCNYLTQKRGIPENFVEVLHNRGLVYADDQQNAVFVMRNLLEEPRQ